A genome region from Anopheles stephensi strain Indian chromosome 2, UCI_ANSTEP_V1.0, whole genome shotgun sequence includes the following:
- the LOC118504066 gene encoding long-chain fatty acid transport protein 4: protein MLVALSLKQKFLTLCGITAAAVAASLVIGQRLIPQSILTGIVFYLISGDRPSTVYASIVSLPRDLRTAVIFLKLNLSLYRYERAGATVIQIFERVVARHPNKVAFLMDDGQLTFRQVKQLADRIAAHFYAKGFRKGDTIALLMETRLEYPCIWLGLSKVGIVTALINSNLRKETLRHSITVANSKAIIVSQELAGAIAEINEQEGIKGLPVHLFRTDGADTTSSSSDPLPDAEDLRLSVDSGSSSSNVDLSGIPNDISPKDKLVYIYTSGTTGMPKAAVITNLRYTFMALGCYYMLSFRDDDIIYNSLPLYHSAGGMIGVGSVLLCGVTAALRKKFSASNFWTDCIRYKCTVAQYIGEICRFLLMTPPKPTDTQHSVRLMFGNGLRPQIWPQFVSRFNIKQIGEFYGSTEGNSNLLNIDNTMGAVGFVPNFAKAIYPVTLIRCDEETGEIIRGSDGFCIKCKPGEPGVFVGKINPKKALNSFVGYADKAASEKKVLHDVFRKGDIFFNSGDILVQDLLGNYYFKDRTGDTFRWRGENVATSEVEGVITTIVGLKDCAVYGVDIPETEGKAGMAAIVDPDNKVDMEQLAAGIRASLPAYARPLFIRVLSEVPMTTTFKLKKRDLQVDGYDLNKVKDPIYFLQSNGTYRLFTAEDHETIKSGKARL, encoded by the exons ATGCTGGTCGCGTTGAGCTTGAAGCAGAAATTTCTGACACTATGCGGCATCACAGCTGCGGCCGTGGCCGCGTCATTAGTGATCGGACAAAGATTGATACCGCAGTCGATACTGACCGGTATCGTTTTTTACCTCATTTCCGGCGATCGGCCCTCGACCGTGTACGCGAGCATCGTGTCACTGCCGCGGGACCTACG AACTGCAGTTATCTTCCTGAAGCTTAACCTTAGCCTTTACCGATACGAGCGGGCCGGTGCGACGGTAATACAAATCTTCGAGCGCGTTGTCGCACGCCACCCGAACAAGGTAGCGTTCCTGATGGACGATGGGCAGCTCACGTTCCGCCAGGTGAAGCAGCTGGCCGACCGCATAGCGGCCCACTTTTACGCGAAGGGCTTCCGGAAGGGCGACACGATAGCGCTGCTGATGGAGACCCGGCTCGAGTATCCGTGCATCTGGCTCGGTCTGTCGAAGGTCGGCATCGTGACGGCGCTGATCAATtcgaacctgcggaaggaaaCGCTGCGTCACTCGATAACGGTGGCTAATTCGAAGGCAATCATCGTCAGCCAGGAGCTGGCCGGAG CGATCGCCGAAATAAACGAGCAGGAAGGCATAAAAGGCTTACCGGTACATCTATTCCGCACGGACGGTGCcgacaccaccagcagcagcagtgaccCATTGCCAG ATGCCGAAGATTTAAGGCTCAGCGTGGATAGTGGCAGCAGTAGCTCAAACGTAGATTTAAGCGGTATCCCGAATGATATATCACCGAAAGATAAATTGGTTTACATCTATACGTCCGGCACGACCGGCATGCCGAAGGCGGCCGTCATCACGAACCTGAG GTACACGTTCATGGCCTTGGGATGCTATTACATGCTGAGCTTCCGCGATGACGACATCATTTATAATTCATTGCCACTGTACCATTCGGCCGGCGGTATGATCGGCGTTGGCAGTGTGCTGCTGTGCGGTGTGACAGCCGCCTTGAGGAAGAAGTTCTCAGCCTCCAACTTCTGGACGGACTGTATCCGGTACAAGTGCACG gtGGCACAATATATTGGGGAAATATGTCGCTTCCTACTGATGACACCACCGAAACCGACGGACACACAGCACAGCGTGCGGCTCATGTTTGGAAACGGTTTGCGACCGCAGATTTGGCCCCAGTTTGTGTCACGGTTTAATATCAAGCAGATCGGAGAGTTTTATGGTTCAACGGAAGGCAACTCGAATTTAT TGAACATCGACAACACAATGGGAGCCGTTGGTTTCGTTCCCAACTTTGCCAAAGCCATCTATCCGGTTACGTTGATAAG GTGCGATGAAGAGACAGGTGAAATCATCCGAGGGTCGGATGGCTTCTGCATCAAGTGTAAGCCGGGCGAGCCGGGTGTGTTTGTCGGCAAGATCAACCCGAAGAAGGCACTGAACTCGTTCGTTGGCTACGCGGACAAGGCGGCCTCGGAGAAGAAGGTGCTGCACGACGTGTTCCGCAAAGGGGACATTTTCTTCAACTCGGGTGACATTTTGGTGCAGGATTTGCTCGGAAACTATTACTTCAAGGATCGGACGGGTGATACATTCAG ATGGCGCGGCGAGAACGTGGCTACATCCGAAGTGGAAGGAGTCATCACAACGATCGTGGGTTTGAAAGATTGTGCCGTTTACGGTGTTGAT ATCCCCGAAACGGAAGGTAAGGCCGGTATGGCCGCGATCGTCGACCCCGACAATAAGGTTGATATGGAGCAGCTCGCAGCCGGAATCCGTGCCAGTCTACCGGCGTACGCCAGACCCCTGTTCATACGTGTCCTCTCCGAGGTGCCGATGACGACAACGTTCAAGCTAAAGAAGCGagacctgcaggtggacgggTACGATCTGAACAAAGTTAAGGATCCAATCTATTTCCTTCAAAGCAACGGTACCTATCGATTGTTTACCGCCGAAGATCACGAAACCATCAAGAGTGGCAAAGCGCGGCTATGA
- the LOC118504116 gene encoding probable peptidyl-tRNA hydrolase 2, which yields MNALRTLFATVNGGAGSSAMKMVLVVRSDLGLKKGKIASQCAHAAVLCCMRAQAGGGPGRTKLDAWLMQGQPKIVLRVDSLQEMHSLMERAETIGVVAEIVRDAGRTQVASGTETVLGLGPDSREAIDSLVGNLKLL from the coding sequence ATGAACGCGCTCCGTACGTTGTTCGCCACGGTCAACGGTGGCGCTGGTAGTTCCGCCATGAAAATGGTGCTGGTAGTACGGTCGGATTTGGGTTTGAAGAAGGGTAAAATTGCGTCCCAGTGTGCCCATGCAGCCGTTCTTTGCTGCATGCGGGCACAAGCCGGAGGTGGCCCCGGTAGGACCAAACTAGACGCGTGGCTAATGCAGGGCCAACCGAAGATAGTGCTTAGGGTGGATAGCTTGCAGGAGATGCATTCGCTGATGGAACGTGCCGAAACGATCGGTGTAGTTGCCGAGATTGTTCGGGATGCTGGCCGCACGCAGGTTGCTAGTGGGACGGAAACCGTACTAGGCCTGGGACCGGATAGTAGAGAAGCGATAGATTCGTTGGTAGGAAATTTGAAGTTGTTGTAg
- the LOC118504123 gene encoding cytochrome c oxidase assembly factor 4 homolog, mitochondrial yields the protein MSDEVDPVEQMLKRTGCLNLHHKVQECIAETGDWRLCQDVVKDFKLCMKDYTEKQRAKYSDK from the exons ATGTCCGATGAAGTGGATCCTGTGGAGCAAATGTTGAAGCGTACCGGTTGCCTGAATCTTCATCACAAAGTGCAG GAGTGCATTGCCGAAACCGGCGACTGGCGGCTCTGTCAGGACGTAGTTAAAGATTTCAAACTGTGCATGAAAGATTATACCGAGAAGCAGCGGGCAAAGTATAGCGACAAATGA